The segment GACAAGCCCCGCGGCACCACGCGGGCGCTGATCCTCACTCCTACGCGCGAGCTGGCCGCGCAGATCCACCAGCACCTCGAGGAGCTGGCGGTGCACACGCCCGTCACCGGCGCGGCCGTCTTCGGCGGCGTGGGGATGGGGCCGCAGGAGCACGCCTTCCGCAGCGGCGTCGACATCATCATCGCCACTCCGGGGCGGCTGCTGGACCACTTCAAGCAGCCGTACGCCAGGCTGAGCGGCCTCGAAGTGCTGGTGCTGGACGAGGCGGACCGCATGTTGGACATGGGCTTCCTCCCCGACATCCGCCGCGTGCTGAAGCACCTGCCCACCAACCGGCAGACGCTCTTCTTCAGCGCCACCATGCCGGACGCGATCGCCAAGCTCTCAGGCGAGATGCTGAAGCAGCCCGCGCTCATCAACCAGGAGCGCAAGGCGGCGCCGGCGGTGGGGATCACGCAGGCCATCTACCCCGTGCAGGAAGCGCTCAAGGCCGAGCTCTTTCTGGAGCTGCTGAAGCGCGACGAGATCGGCAACGTGATCGTCTTCACCCGCACCAAGCACCGGGCCAACCGGCTTGCGGACTTCCTGGAGAAGAACCGCATTCCCAACGCCAAGATCCACGGCAACCGCAGCCAGCCGCAGCGCACCGAGGCACTGGCCGGCTTCAAGAGCGGGAAGTTCCGCGTGCTGGTGGCCACCGACATCGTGGCCCGCGGCATCGACGTGGAAGCGCTGGAGCACGTGGTGAACTTCGACGTGCCGCACGTGCCGGAGGACTACATCCACCGCGTGGGCCGCACGGCGCGCGCCGAGGCCACCGGCGACGCGTACACCTTCGTCTCGCCCGAGGAAGAGGCGGACCTGCGCGCCATCGAGCGGGCGGTCGGCAAGAAGCTGCCGCGCGTGACGGTGGCGGACTTCGACTACAACCGCAAGCCCACGGAGCGGTTCGAGGTGCCACTGGCCGAGCGCATCGCCGAGATCCGCGCGCGCAAGCAGGAGGAGCGCGCCCGCGCCAAGGCCAAGGCAGAGCGCAAGGCGCAGAACGAGGCCGCGGGTGGGTCCAGCCGCGGCCCGCGCCGTCCGGCCGAGCCGTCGCGAGACCGTCCCCGCGCGGAGGGCCGTCCCTCCGATGGCGGGCGGCCGCGCAACGACCGAGGCGGCCAGCATCCCCGCTCCGCGGATGGACGCGGGCAGGGCGGCGGGCGCAGCGGTGGCCGCAGCCGCTCCGGCGGGCGTCCCACCGAGGGCGCCGCCTGACCCCTCCGGGGGGTTTGATCAAATGGCCTTCCGGGTGCAAGTTGTACGTTCACCAACGTACGGCCTGCACCCGGAAGCGCTAGATTCCGTGAGGCGCCGTACCTCCGCACCCCTCCTGTCGAACCGATGAACCGCTTCCTCCCCGCCCTCCTCTCGATCCTGCTGGGCGCCTGCGTGTCGTTCACGCCCATCCCGCGCGAGGGGATGCTGGCGGTGCAGCAGGAGGTGTGGTGGACGCGGATGCGCGCGCTTTGCGGCGGCGCCTTCGAGGGGCACCTCGTGGAGGGGAACGCCACCGACAGCGCCTTCGTCCGCAACCGCCTGGTGATCCGCGTGGACGAGTGCCGCGAAGGGGAGATGGCGATCCGCTTCCACGTCGGCGACGACCACTCGCGCACGTGGCTCGTGCGCCGCACGGAGGACGGGCTTAACCTGCGCCACCGCCACCTGCACGAGGACGGCACGGAGGGATCGCCCACCAACTACGGCGGCGACACGCAGGGTCCGGGGACGGCCATCCGCCAGGATTTCCACGCCGACAGCGCCACCGCGCGCATGCTCCCTGCAGCCGCGCGGAACGTGTGGACGATGGAGGTGATGCCGGGGCGCGCGTTCGGCTACGCGCTGCGCCGCGAGGGGACGGACCGGCGCTTCCGGGTGGAGTTCGACCTGCGGCGCCCGGCGCGCTGAGGAAACTCGGCACGCCCCCCTCGCGTATACCCTTCCCACGCAACCATCTGGGCGTGAACACGCCCGCACCGCGAGCCGAAGAACGAGATGTATGGGATCGCCGGACTGCTGACGGGGCGCACACTCGCCGGCCGCTACCGCATCGACGCGGTGGTCGGCCGCGGCGGCATGGGCGCCGTGTACCGCGCCACCGACGAGCGGTTGGGGCGCGAGGTCGCCGTGAAGGTGATCGGGACGGGCGGCTCCGACCCCGGCGAGCACGCCCGCCTGCGCGCGCGCTTCCACCGGGAGGCGCGCGCGGTGGCCTCGCTGCGCCATCCGAACGTGGTGGCCGTGTACGACTTTGGCACGGACGGCGAGGTGGACCTCGACTTCCTGGTGATGGAGCTTCTGCGCGGTGAGGACCTGGCCGCGCGCCTCACCCGCACCGGCGCGCCGCCGCTAGGGGTGGCCGTGTCGATCCTGCGCCAGGCGGCACGCGGGCTGGCCGCGGGGCACCGCGTGGGCCTCGTGCACCGCGACATCAAGCCCGGCAACCTCTTTTTGGAGGATGGCGACAGCCCCGACGAGCCGCACGTGCGCGTCCTGGACTTCGGCATCGCCAAGCTGGACGCGGACGACGGCTCCATGACGGCGCTCACCGAGTTCGGCCGCGCGCCCTTCTCCCCCGCCTACGCATCGCCCGAGCAGATGGCGGGCGAGGGCGACGTGGGCCCCGCGTCGGACGTGTTCAGCCTCGCCGCCGTCGGTTACCACCTGACGACCGGGATGCGCCCCTTCACCTCATCCGACTCCGCGCGCGCGGCGGAGGAGGTGACCGCCGCGGTGCGCGCCCTCCCGCAGCGCGCCCCGCAGCTCCCCGGCGATCTGCACGAGGCGCTGGTCCGCGCGCTGTCGCTGTCGCCGCGCGAGCGCTTCCGGGACGCCGCTGCCTTCGCCCAGGCGCTGGGCGTGGCGCCGACCGTCGCCTCCGCGCCACGCCCCGCCACGCCCGTTTCCGCCCCCTCCGAGCCGACGCTGATGTTCGTGGCGGACGAGGAGGATTTCACGCGCCTTCAGAACGAGGCGCCGCGTCCGGCCTCCACCACGGCGCCCGCGCCCCGCGTGCCGCCGCCGGCTCCCGTGCGTCCCGCGCCGCTGCGCGCGACAGCGGTCTCGGTGGAGCCGCCCGCGCCGCCCCCGGCCCGCCCATCGCCCGCCCCGCCGGTGCGTGCGATGGCCCACACCGCCGCGCCCGTTGTGCCTGGCGCTCCTATGATGGAGGATCGGCGCCAGCCGGGGATGATGCGGCGTTTCCTGCGCGCGCTGTGGGACTTCTCGGTCACCACCATCGTGGTGGGGCTGTTCGTCGGCTCCTGGACCCTCGCCGCCACAGGCGTGGTGGAGGAGAACCGCGCCCAGTTCCTCGGCGGCGCGCTCGCGACCGTGCTCTTCACCCCCTGGGCCGTGCACCGGCTGACGGGGAGGCGCGGGCGTGCGGGGCTGGGCGTGCTCGGCTCCGCGGCCGCCACCGGCGCCACGGTCCGCTACGTCGGCCTCGATGCCGACCCGGCCATCCTCCTGGCCGCTACCTTTGGGCTCCAGGTGGTGACGTGCTTCGCGCTGTCGTGGCTCACGCGGCGGAACGTGCGGGAGGCGGTGGCGGTGTAGGCTACCGGCGGCTGATCGCCGGGGGGGCCGCCGGGGGCTGAAGCCCCCGGCTGGAACTACGCGAAGCCCACTGAAGTGGGCTGGTGATACCCGGATGAATTGGGCGCCCTGCGCGCCGAAATCGCGCCGCCTGCGCGGATCTCTTCCCAGAGTCCGCACAGGCGGGTTTTTTGTGCTGTTGTTGGTGGGAGTTGACTCACACCTGGGGCCCCGGGATAGCACGAACACGCGACCCGCGCTATGCTGTCCGGTAGCCCAGAGAACCGTTCCGCGTCCACTCCACCCAGGATGCCCGTGCTCGTCCGCTTCGTTCCCGTCGCGGTGCTCGCGTCCGCGACGCTGCTGCAAGCGCAGCAGCCCGCCCTCACGGGGTACTCGCCCGCCGCCGCTCAGCGCGAGCGCGCGGCCGAGGCCGCCGCCATTCGCGTCCCGCAGCCGGACAGGGCGCGCGCCCACTCGCGCATCCTCTCCGCGGAGCCGCACGTGGCGGGGACGCCGGCGCAGGCGCGCACCCGCGACTACGTCATCCAGCAGATGCGCGCCATGGGGCTGGAGACGGAGGTGAGGACGTACAGCGTCTTCCTCCCCCACGCCACCTCGGCGCGCGTGTGGCGCTTGTCGCCGGAGCCGCGCGAGCTGCCTACGGCCGAGCCGCCGGTGCCGGGCGACTCCACCTCCGCGGGGTGGCAGTACCCGGCCGCCAACGGCTACAGCGCCGCCGGCGACGTGCAGGGCGAGCTCGTGTACGTCAACTTCGGGCTGATCGAGGACTACGCGCGGCTGGACTCGCTCGGCATCTCGGTGCGCGGCAAGATCGCGGTGGCGCGCTACGGGCGCTCCTTCCGCGGGATCAAGGCGCGCGAGGCGGAGCGGCACGGCGCCATCGCCCTGATCCTGTACAGCGACCCCGAGCAGGACGGACCCGGCACCGGCCAGCCGTATCCCAACGGTCCCATGCGCCCGGGCACAGCCATCCAGCGCGGGAGCGTCTTCAACGGCAACGGCGATCCCACGACGCCCAACCGCCCCTCGGTGCGCGGGGTGCGTCGCACGCCGCCCGTCACGGGCATCCCGCGTCGCGACACGGCGGCCACGGGCCGCATGGTGCGCGGGCGCGACGGCCGCATGCGCCCTGACGAGCGCGACACCACGCGCGCGATGCCGATGGTGATGTCCATCCCCAACATCCCGGTGGTGGCGATCGGCTACGACAACGCGGCGGAGCTGCTGCGCGGCCTGGGCGGGCGCGAGGTGCCCGCGGGGTGGCAGGGCGGCCTTCCCTTCCGCTACCACGTGGGCGCCGGGCCGGTGGTGGCGCGCGTGGCGGTGGAGACGGACGCGCGCACCCCCGCCGCCTACAAGCAGATCTGGAACACGCTGGGGACGATCCGCGGAAGCGAGTTCCCGGACGAGCTGGTGCTGGTGGGCGCCCACCGCGACGGCTGGGGCCCCGGCGCGGCCGACAACGTGAGCGGCACCGTCTCCGTGCTGGAGGCGGCGCGCGCCGTGGCCGAGCAGGTGCGCGCCGGCAACCGCCCGCGGCGCACCATCGTCTTCGCCACCTGGGACGCGGAGGAGTGGGGGCTGATCGGCTCCACCGAGTTCGTGGAGGAAGACTCCGCGCGGCTGGTGCGGGGCGCCGCGGCGTACTTCAACATCGACGTCTCCGCCACCGGGCCCAACTTCGGCGGGAGCGGGTCGCCGTCGCTGCGCGAGCTGGTGCGCGACGTGGCGCGGACGGTGCCGGATCCGTCCGGCAACGGGAGCATCTACCAGGCGTGGCGGCGCACGGCCGGGCTTGCGGCGGACTCGCTGGAGCCCGCGATGGGCGACCCGGGCGGCGGCTCTGACTTCGCCGGCTTCTACAACCACCTGGGCATTCCGCACGCCGATTGGGGGTTCAGCGGGAGGTACGGCGTCTACCACTCGCAGTACGACTCGTTCAACTGGATGACGCGCTACGGCGACCCCGATTTCCGCCGCCACACCGCCGCCGCGCAGGTGGGCGCCGCGATGGTGATGCGGATGGCGAACGCGGACGTCCTCCCCTTCGACTACGTGGAGTTCGCGCGCACCATGCGCCGCTACCTCCCGGCGCTGGACAGCACCTTTCGCGCGCGCGGCTACTCGGCGCTCAACACGGATGCGCTGCGCGGCGCCATCGACCGGATGGAGCGGGCCGCGGTCGGGCTGGCCCGCGCGCGCGACGAGGTGCTGGCCGCGCGCGTGCCGGACCGCCGCACCCTCACGCGCGCCAACGCGTCGATGCGGCGGGTGGAGCGGGCGCTCACGCGGAGCCGAGGCCTGCGGTCGCGCCCGTGGTTCCGCTCGCTGATTTACGCGGCGGACGAGAACAACGGCTACGCGAACGTGGTGTTCCCCTCCGTGCAGGAGGCCGTGCGCGCCGACGACCGCCGCCTGGCCGAGCAGGAGCTCGCGGACCTTGCCACCCGTTTCCTGGGCGCCACCGACGCGCTCCTCAACGCCCGCGACATCCTGACCGGCGACGACCGGCGGTAACTACAACTGCTTGGCTCACACAGAGACACAGAGACACAGAGGAAAGACGAAGAAGCTCTCTCTGTGTCTCTGTGTCTTTGTGTGAGATTGCTGTTCCGCCGTCACGAAGTATGAGACGCGCGGCTCGGGTTCTGCACGGGATGGCAAGCAACGTGAGGGCGGCGCCACTTCGCACCGGGACAGCGATGAACAAGAGAGCGTCCGACGGGGACTCGGTCCTCACGCCCGACGTGGACTCGCATGCGCAGGCACGGCCCGCGGACGAGGGCGCGGCGCAGCCGGACCTCACGCGCACCGGCGACGCGGTGGCGAGCGGGCGCACCACGCCGTTCGCCCTCACCATCCTGGCGGTGCTGGCCGTGGTGTACACGCTCCACCTGGCGCACGGGCTGCTCCTTCCCATCACCTTTGCGCTCCTCCTCAGCTTCCTCTTCAGCCCCCTGGTGCGGGCGCTGGCGAGGATGCACGTGCGCCCGCCCCTGGGCGCGGGGATCGTCCTCCTCGGGCTGCTGGGCACGCTCGCGCTGGGGGCGTACGAGCTGTCGGGGCCAGTGCAGAGCTGGGCCACCTCCGCGCCGCAGACGCTGGCCGCCGCGCGCGGGAAGATGACCAGGCTGCTCAAGCCGATGGAGCGCTTCAGCCGCACCGCCGAGCAGGTGGAGAGCGCGACCAGCGGGGTGGGAACGGGGGGGACGACCACCGCTGCGCCCCGCGAGGTGGTGGTGCGCGGGCCCAGCCTCATCTCGCGCCTCTTCGGCACCACGCAGCGCTTCCTCACCGGCGCGCTGGAGGTGCTCATCCTACTCTATTTCCTGCTGGCGTCGGGCGACCTCTTCCTGCAGAAGCTGGTCAAGGTGCTCCCCTCGCAGGGCGACAAGCGCAAGGCGGTGGAGATCGCGCGCGCCACCGAGGGCTCCATCTCCACCTACCTGCTGACGACCGCGGTGGTCAACGTCACGGAAGGGATCGCGGTGACGATCGCGATGTACCTGCTGGGGATGCCCAACCCGGCGCTCTGGGGCGCGCTGGTGGCCATCTTCGAGTTCATCCCCTACCTGGGCGCCGCGACGATGACGGTGATCCTGACCATCGCCGCCATCACCACCTTTGAGAGCACCGGGAAGGCGCTGGCGGTGCCCGCCGCCTTCCTCGTCATCAACCTGATCCAGGGCAACCTGGTGAGCCCCACGCTCCTCGGCCACCGGCTGGCGCTGAACCCGGTCGCCATCTTCGTGGGGCTGGCGTTCTGGTACTCGGTTTGGGGCGTCCCGGGCGCGTTCCTGGCCGTCCCCATCCTGGCGGCGCTCAAGATCCTCTGCGACCACGTGGAGTCGCTGGCCTCGTTCGGCGAGTTCCTGGGCGGGCGCGACGAAGGCGAGCGGCGGGCGCTGCTCCGCTAGAAAAAACAGAGCTGTAGATCTCAGGTGGAGCGCAGAAACCCGGCGAGCAGCTCGTTGGTGCGCTCCGGCACGTCGGACATCACCCAGTGGCTGGAATCGGGGATGCGCTCGATGCGCAGGTCGGGGACCCACTCCTCCAGCCCGTGCGTGTTGCGCTCCGAGAGCGCCTGGTCGCGCATTCCCCAGATCAGCAGCGTGGGCGCGCGAACCGGCACCGGCTCTGGCCGCGGAATGCGCAGGGCGCGGTAGTAGCTCAGCATCGCCGTGAGGGCGCCCGGCCGCGCGGCGGCTTCCTTGTAGCGGCGGATGTCCGCGTCGGTGAAGGCGCCGGGACGCACGGGATCGTAGCGGAAGATGCGCTCCAGCGCCGCGAAGTCCCTGCGCCGGATCGCCCACTCCGGCATGCGCGGAAGCTGGAAGAAGTACACGTACCACGAGCGGAGGAACTGGTCCGGCTTGCGGATCTCGCGGCGGAAGACGCCCGGGTGCGGAGCGTTGATCACCACCAGCCGGTCGACCACTTCGGGGTGATGCATCGCCACGTGCCACGCCACGATGCCGCCCCAGTCGTGCCCCACCAGGTGCACGCGCTCGGCGCCCAGCGCCCGCACCAGGCCCGCCACGTCAGCGGCGAGCTTCTGTACCGTGTAGCTGCGGTAGCCGGCCGGCTTGTCGGAAAGGTTGTAGCCGCGCATGTCCGGCGCGACGGCGCGGAACCCCGCCGCCGCCAGCGCCGGCAGCTGGTGCCGCCACGCGTAGCCGAACTCCGGAAAGCCGTGCAGCAGGACGACGGGCGCGCCGGTGCCGGCCTCGATCCAGTGCAGCCGCACGTCGCCCACCTGCGCCTCGCCGTCCGTCCATCCGGCACCGCTTCCCGGCATCGCTCGTCTCCCGTCTAGCGGATGGAGCCCTGCAGCTTCTGCGCGTCCGCCAGGTGCTGGGCGACGGCAGGGCGCGCCTTCTCCAGCAGCGCCTTCACCTGCGGATCCTTGGCGTTGGGGATCAGCATCGTCTCCAGCGCCTGGAGGGTGGCCTGGTGCGCCTGCACCTGGTGCGCCACGTACGCCGAGTCGAGCTGCCGGCCCGTCATCGCTTCCATCTGCTGGATGGCGGACTGCGCGGCCTGCTTCATCTGCGTGCTCTGCGCGTTGTCCTGCGGCGTCACGCCCTTGCTCTGCAGGAGCTGCGACATCTCCTGCTCCATGCGCGTGTGGTCGTCCACCATGCGCTGCGCGAACTGCTTCACCTGCGCGTTCTCTCCCTTTTGCAGGGCGACGCGGCTGCTCTGGATCTCGCCCTGGTTGGACGCGGACGCGACGGCGGCGATGTTGGCGTCGCTCATCTCTCCCGCGACCGGCGCCTGTGAGCCGGTGCCCGGGGGCGGCGCAGACTGCGGCACCTCGGCGGCCGGTGGCGTGACGGCGGCTGTGGCGGTGTCGCCCGCGCCTCCCCGGTTGTCGGCCGAGCCGCCGCTGCACGCGCCCAGCGCGGCGATGCAGGCGAGCGTGGCGATGCTGCGGTAACGGGACATGCGGCCTCCGGTCGGGAAAGAAGGACGCCGCGGAGCGGTGCGCCCCGCGGCACGTGTGCCCGCGATCGTCGGCAACTTCGATGCTCGCCCCGCGTCACGCGCGGGTCGCGGCGTGCCCGTTATCCCCCGGGCTCCGGGAGCGGCCCCTCCTCCTCGTCCGCGCGCCGTCGTACGGGGACGGCGCTCGCCAGCAGCTTCGCGAGATCGTCATCCGGCAGCTCGTCCCAGCCATCGGGAATCGGCCCGAGGCGGCGCTTTTCGACGTCGCACTCGAAGACCAGCCATCCCTGCACCAGCTGGTCCGCTGCCTCGCCGGCCATGCGCATGCGCGCGTCGAAGGTCGGGAACACGTCCCAGACCGTCCACTCGCGATCGTCGTGGAGCAGATTCCTCATCGGCATGCGGGCCTGCGCTCGCAAACGTTGTGCGCGGCCACTCGCACAGCCGCCCGGCGGTCCGCCTCTGCATCCTCCGGGGCGTTGTGGGGCGGCACGCGCGGACGTTCAGGGCCGGCGAATAACCGCCGCGGCCTGCCTGGTGAAGATCAGGACGACTCCGTGCTCTCCGGCTCGCCCGTACTCGGCGATCGCCTGGGCCGGCTTCACGGCCTCCATGCGATCGACGTGTTCCGGGCGGATGCCGCGCGCTACGATCTGCTCCCCCGACAGCCGCTCACCGTCCACGATGAACAGCGGCTGTGGTGTGCCAGGCGTAGTCGGCCCCGGACAGTCCAGCTGGATGGTGGCGCCGGGCCGCGGCTGTGGGGCCGGACCGGCGATATGGTCGGCCGCGCAGCCCTGCAGGAGCAGGGCGACGCCGGCGAGCAGGCGGGAGCTTGTCATGGGACGGATCTCTCGATCAGAGGAGCCGCGCGCGGTCTCGTTCTCCGCATCAACGCCCAGAGCCCTGCCTCCACGCACAGCAGGAGCACGGCGATGGTGCCCGTCACCGTCCGCACCTTCTCCTGTTGCTCGGGGGTCGGGAACCACTCCAAGGAGCCCCTGACGAGGTAGAGCACGTCCAATGCGAGCACCACCCCCAGCGCGAGCATCAACAGCCGAATCGCGAGTTTCATCTGGGCACCAAGGTGTGGGGGTCTCAAAGGGAGCGACGGGTACCCGGCCCTACAGCTTCACGGAAACAGTCAGGCTCACATCGCGCGGCGTCTCGATCGGTTCGAGGGACCGGGGACTCACCCGCACCCAGTGTTCACGTCTCGACGAGCCGACGGTGAACCCGATCACTGCGCCTCCGACGATGCCGCCCCCAATCAACTCGAGGACGTAGGGCATCTCGTCCGTGTCCTCGCAGAAAAGCTCTTCCTCGTCCAGGCATTCCCGGCGTTTCCCCGCCTCCTTGGCAATGACCTGCATGACGCGGTAAAGGCCATACGTACTTACCGCGATTCCGCCGCCAATGAGCGCGCCGCGGACCGTCCCACGGCGCCCCGCTTCACCCCTGGACAAGATTCCACGGCTGATTTCCAGGTGAGTGAGAGCGCTGAAGGGGATCGTTTGCACCGCTCCGTCGCTCTCCCTCCGCGTCGTGATGGATTCGTGGTCGATGCCGACGATGGTGCCCACTGCCGTTCCCCCGCCGCGATTGATCGCGACTCCATCAACGACTATGGGCACCGTCACGCGCACGCGCGTCCCGGGCGCCACGTCGATGCGCTGCTGGCAGGGAGCGGCGGAAGCGGTGCAGGCGACTGCGAAAAGTCCGGCGAGAGCGAGGCGAAACATCGGTATTCCGGTAAGATGGTTGAACAGCGTCGACGGAGGGGCGAACGGCCGCGCGGAGTCCGTGGCGCATGCTCACGCTCCCGCCGGACGGTCGGAGGCGGAGGGCGCCGCGGCCGGCGGATGCAGCACGGGCTCGAGCGTCTTCGGCGGTTGGGCAGGCTTCCCGGGATCGTCGGAGGAGCCGGCGCTCATGGGGTAGCAGTCGGGCGGCGACGTCTGCCCGGGACCGACGCTCGTCCAGCAGTATCACGACCTGCGGCGCGCCGCGGCCCGGTAGCCCGTCCCGGTCGACTGCAGGCTCAGCGTGACGCCGTGCTCGGGCCTGTACGGCAGGTTCGCGGCGCTGAGCGGCCGGCTTGCGTCCAGCGTGTCCGGAAAGCGGCCGTACTGGGACGAGTGCCGCTGCATGGCTTCGTTGAGCCGGACCAGCTCCTCCGCCGCTTCGGTTCGCGCATCGCCGCACCCGGCCACGAAAAGGGCGGCGACAACGGGCAGCAGTCCGCGGAGCATTGCGTTCGACTTCGGGATCATGCGAAAGCCTCCGGGCAGTCGTTCGATGGCGGCGATGGGCCGGTCAGGCTCGTGCGGGCGGCGCGGGCATGGCGGCGTTGAACTGCTCGGACTGCCCGCGCGGGATGCTGAGCGATTCCCAGCGGTCCGACTGGAAGTGCTTCGCCAGGAAGACGATCTGCCCCACGTGATACGCGGCGTGCGTGAGCTGGCGGTTGATCGCCTGCACGAGCGAGTGCGGCTCGCCGCGGATGTGGATGGTGCGGTCGAGGTCGTCCGGGGTGAGCGACTCCAGCGACGCGAACGCGGTGGCCCATCCTGCTCCCCAGCGCGCCATCACCGATGCGCGGGTCTCGGTGGGGGCGATGACGAACTCCGAGTCCCGGTCGCGCCCCGGCTTCTCGCCGTCGGTCGTGAGGAAATCCGTCCAGCGCGAGAGCAGGTTGCCCGCCATGTGCTTCACCACCAGGGCCAGGCTGTTCGACTCCGCGTCGATCGTCGCAAAGAACTGCGCGTCGGTCACGCGGGCGAGCGACCGGTCCGCGAGCGACTTGTACTTGCGCATCGTCTCCGCCGAATCGCGAAGGTACTCAGCTCGGAATGCATCCATCGGCCACCTCCAGTCCGTACAGGATCGACGCGCCAAACGCCGCAGCCGATGGGCTCCGGCTTCTGAGAATGGTGGGGCGGCCTCCGCGCGGAGTCAACCGGGCCGTGGGCGCGCCCGCCGGTCGCACCACCGGCATCGCGCATGCGTCAGGGCCGCATCGGGGCGGCACATGGACTCAGGTATTTAATGTTCGGTGTATTTCGGCGGAAGCTTGCCATGGAAAAGATCTCCCCAGCGGCGCCGGGCCGCACGTATCCATCGGATGAGCGCCTGCAGCGGCTCGCGGAGCGGGTTCGAGAAGAGTTCCGCGCCTTCGTCTTCGACCCTGCCTTCTCCTGCCTGGGCGCCCGCGCGGCGCTCCGCCACGACGGCCACCGCATCGGCGCCTTCGGACCCATGGGCACGCCCGAGGCGACGGAACAGCTCGCGCGCGCCCTGGCGGAGTTCGCGCCCGCGGCGGCGGAGGCGGAGTTCTCGACCTTTGTGGCCGCCTTCATGGGCGCCGCACCCGAGGATGAGACCGAGTTCGAGGCGCTGCTGTGGCGCCAGCTCCAGGCGCTGCACGACGCGGACGCCACGCGCGGCTGGGCGCCATCCGTCAGCGACCGGCCCGAGGACCCGCGCTTCTCCTTCTCGTTCGCCGGGATGGCGTTCTTCGTGGTGGGGCTGCACCCGGCGAGCTCGCGGCTGGCGCGGCGCTTCGGGTGGCCGACGCTGGTCTTCAACCCCCGCGCGCAGTTCGAGCGGCTCCGCGCGGACGGCCGCTACGGCGGGCTGCGCGACCAGATCCGCGCGCGCGAAGTCGCGCTCCAGGGCGACCTCAACCCCAACCTGGCCGAGTTCGGCGAAGCCTCCGAGGCAAGGCAGTACTCCGGCCGCGCCGCCGAGCCCGAGTGGCGCTGCCCCTTCCACCGGCATCCATGAGCACGCCGGACCTCAAACACCAGACCATGCAGACCATTCGCACCATCCACCTCCCCCCGCAGACCGGCGCCGGCTTCGAGATCCGCCGGGGCGAGCTTCTGCGCATCATCGATCCCACGGGCGAGCAGGTGTCCGACCTGGTGTCGTTCGCGCGCGACGACACGAGCGAATGGCTTTCGTCGGGGCGCACCATCGACTATGCCAACAACATCTATCTCACCACCGGGCACACGCTGTACTCCAACCGCAGCCGCCCCATGTGGACGATCGTGGAGGACACGGTCGGCCGGCACGACTTCCTGCTGACCCCCTGCTCGCCGGACACGTTCCGC is part of the Longimicrobium sp. genome and harbors:
- a CDS encoding DEAD/DEAH box helicase, which translates into the protein MPFNKLQLHPTLLKGIKELGFTRPTPIQEQAVPPAMEGRDVLACAMTGSGKTAAFLLPIIQRLMDKPRGTTRALILTPTRELAAQIHQHLEELAVHTPVTGAAVFGGVGMGPQEHAFRSGVDIIIATPGRLLDHFKQPYARLSGLEVLVLDEADRMLDMGFLPDIRRVLKHLPTNRQTLFFSATMPDAIAKLSGEMLKQPALINQERKAAPAVGITQAIYPVQEALKAELFLELLKRDEIGNVIVFTRTKHRANRLADFLEKNRIPNAKIHGNRSQPQRTEALAGFKSGKFRVLVATDIVARGIDVEALEHVVNFDVPHVPEDYIHRVGRTARAEATGDAYTFVSPEEEADLRAIERAVGKKLPRVTVADFDYNRKPTERFEVPLAERIAEIRARKQEERARAKAKAERKAQNEAAGGSSRGPRRPAEPSRDRPRAEGRPSDGGRPRNDRGGQHPRSADGRGQGGGRSGGRSRSGGRPTEGAA
- a CDS encoding serine/threonine-protein kinase, which codes for MYGIAGLLTGRTLAGRYRIDAVVGRGGMGAVYRATDERLGREVAVKVIGTGGSDPGEHARLRARFHREARAVASLRHPNVVAVYDFGTDGEVDLDFLVMELLRGEDLAARLTRTGAPPLGVAVSILRQAARGLAAGHRVGLVHRDIKPGNLFLEDGDSPDEPHVRVLDFGIAKLDADDGSMTALTEFGRAPFSPAYASPEQMAGEGDVGPASDVFSLAAVGYHLTTGMRPFTSSDSARAAEEVTAAVRALPQRAPQLPGDLHEALVRALSLSPRERFRDAAAFAQALGVAPTVASAPRPATPVSAPSEPTLMFVADEEDFTRLQNEAPRPASTTAPAPRVPPPAPVRPAPLRATAVSVEPPAPPPARPSPAPPVRAMAHTAAPVVPGAPMMEDRRQPGMMRRFLRALWDFSVTTIVVGLFVGSWTLAATGVVEENRAQFLGGALATVLFTPWAVHRLTGRRGRAGLGVLGSAAATGATVRYVGLDADPAILLAATFGLQVVTCFALSWLTRRNVREAVAV
- a CDS encoding M20/M25/M40 family metallo-hydrolase produces the protein MPVLVRFVPVAVLASATLLQAQQPALTGYSPAAAQRERAAEAAAIRVPQPDRARAHSRILSAEPHVAGTPAQARTRDYVIQQMRAMGLETEVRTYSVFLPHATSARVWRLSPEPRELPTAEPPVPGDSTSAGWQYPAANGYSAAGDVQGELVYVNFGLIEDYARLDSLGISVRGKIAVARYGRSFRGIKAREAERHGAIALILYSDPEQDGPGTGQPYPNGPMRPGTAIQRGSVFNGNGDPTTPNRPSVRGVRRTPPVTGIPRRDTAATGRMVRGRDGRMRPDERDTTRAMPMVMSIPNIPVVAIGYDNAAELLRGLGGREVPAGWQGGLPFRYHVGAGPVVARVAVETDARTPAAYKQIWNTLGTIRGSEFPDELVLVGAHRDGWGPGAADNVSGTVSVLEAARAVAEQVRAGNRPRRTIVFATWDAEEWGLIGSTEFVEEDSARLVRGAAAYFNIDVSATGPNFGGSGSPSLRELVRDVARTVPDPSGNGSIYQAWRRTAGLAADSLEPAMGDPGGGSDFAGFYNHLGIPHADWGFSGRYGVYHSQYDSFNWMTRYGDPDFRRHTAAAQVGAAMVMRMANADVLPFDYVEFARTMRRYLPALDSTFRARGYSALNTDALRGAIDRMERAAVGLARARDEVLAARVPDRRTLTRANASMRRVERALTRSRGLRSRPWFRSLIYAADENNGYANVVFPSVQEAVRADDRRLAEQELADLATRFLGATDALLNARDILTGDDRR
- a CDS encoding AI-2E family transporter, whose amino-acid sequence is MNKRASDGDSVLTPDVDSHAQARPADEGAAQPDLTRTGDAVASGRTTPFALTILAVLAVVYTLHLAHGLLLPITFALLLSFLFSPLVRALARMHVRPPLGAGIVLLGLLGTLALGAYELSGPVQSWATSAPQTLAAARGKMTRLLKPMERFSRTAEQVESATSGVGTGGTTTAAPREVVVRGPSLISRLFGTTQRFLTGALEVLILLYFLLASGDLFLQKLVKVLPSQGDKRKAVEIARATEGSISTYLLTTAVVNVTEGIAVTIAMYLLGMPNPALWGALVAIFEFIPYLGAATMTVILTIAAITTFESTGKALAVPAAFLVINLIQGNLVSPTLLGHRLALNPVAIFVGLAFWYSVWGVPGAFLAVPILAALKILCDHVESLASFGEFLGGRDEGERRALLR
- a CDS encoding alpha/beta hydrolase; protein product: MPGSGAGWTDGEAQVGDVRLHWIEAGTGAPVVLLHGFPEFGYAWRHQLPALAAAGFRAVAPDMRGYNLSDKPAGYRSYTVQKLAADVAGLVRALGAERVHLVGHDWGGIVAWHVAMHHPEVVDRLVVINAPHPGVFRREIRKPDQFLRSWYVYFFQLPRMPEWAIRRRDFAALERIFRYDPVRPGAFTDADIRRYKEAAARPGALTAMLSYYRALRIPRPEPVPVRAPTLLIWGMRDQALSERNTHGLEEWVPDLRIERIPDSSHWVMSDVPERTNELLAGFLRST